A stretch of the Candidatus Neomarinimicrobiota bacterium genome encodes the following:
- a CDS encoding cysteine desulfurase, whose amino-acid sequence MNKRIYLDHSATTPVDPEVIEAMNSAMGENWGNPSSIHANGRGAKFMIEEAREKVAGLMNASTDEIHFTSGGTEADNWALRGVAHALKKKGNHIVTAETEHPAVIDSCKELEKEGFEITYVPVDRQGSIHPHDLEAEIRPETILVSLMHSNNEIGTINLVHKYAEVAHEAGVLIHTDIVQSYGKVPMDVTQLDVDLASVSSHKIYGPKGVGALYIRAGVEIEQIMFGGHQERNRRGGTENVPGIVGFGRAAELRASRLEEDSIKLKRLAKIFYEELKEAVGDVDLNGHPTRRIPGHLSLRFEGVDGEALLMNLDTNGISASAGAACSSGAIKMSPVLKAIGLSESEALGTLRLSFGRDNNEDEIGTAVNAVIKQVERLRKKELQTAAL is encoded by the coding sequence CTGAATAAACGAATATATCTCGACCACAGCGCGACGACACCGGTTGACCCCGAGGTCATCGAAGCGATGAACAGCGCTATGGGTGAGAACTGGGGCAATCCGTCGAGTATTCACGCAAACGGCAGAGGCGCTAAGTTCATGATAGAAGAAGCCCGCGAGAAAGTTGCGGGACTCATGAACGCTTCAACCGATGAAATCCATTTTACCAGCGGCGGGACGGAAGCGGACAATTGGGCTCTGCGGGGTGTAGCTCACGCTCTGAAGAAGAAGGGGAATCACATCGTCACCGCTGAGACTGAGCATCCGGCGGTTATTGACTCGTGTAAGGAACTCGAAAAAGAAGGATTCGAAATCACTTACGTCCCCGTTGACAGGCAGGGCAGCATTCACCCGCATGACTTGGAAGCTGAAATCAGACCGGAAACTATCCTCGTCTCTTTGATGCATTCGAATAACGAGATCGGTACAATAAATCTCGTTCACAAATACGCTGAGGTCGCTCACGAAGCCGGCGTGCTGATTCATACCGACATCGTTCAGTCATACGGCAAGGTGCCTATGGACGTAACACAGTTAGACGTCGACCTTGCAAGCGTTTCCTCACACAAAATTTACGGACCTAAAGGCGTCGGTGCGCTTTATATTCGGGCGGGCGTGGAAATCGAGCAGATAATGTTCGGGGGACATCAGGAGCGGAACAGAAGGGGCGGAACAGAAAACGTTCCCGGTATCGTGGGATTCGGAAGAGCTGCGGAACTCAGGGCATCAAGATTAGAGGAAGACAGCATAAAGCTTAAGCGGCTTGCAAAAATATTTTACGAAGAGCTGAAAGAGGCAGTGGGAGATGTCGATCTGAACGGGCATCCCACAAGACGAATACCCGGACATCTTTCGCTCAGGTTTGAAGGTGTAGACGGAGAAGCGCTGCTTATGAATCTCGACACCAACGGCATTTCGGCTTCCGCCGGCGCTGCCTGCTCCTCAGGAGCGATAAAAATGTCCCCTGTTCTAAAGGCAATCGGGCTCAGCGAATCAGAAGCGCTCGGTACGTTGAGACTCT